Within Flavobacterium pisciphilum, the genomic segment GTCTATTTTTCCTTGTACAGCGGTTATGTATGGTTTACAAGTTTTGGCAATACTATCGGTAAAAACAGCTGCCATCTCTTTTAAGTCTTCATCTGTTCCTCCTTTTTCGAGTTGAAAAATTACGGTAATCTTGTCTGCAAAGTTAAGTTGTTTCAGTACTTTGGCAGTAACATCAGTTTTGTCATTGGTTGGAATAAGTTTGGTAATATCTTCTTCAAATTTAATTTGTGAAGCAAAGAATCCAAATATTAAAAGCACTGCGATTGCCAAAAAAACCGATAATGATTTTCTTCGATTTACAAATAAATGTATGGCGTAGAAATAATGATGCATGCTTATTTTTTATTTTTTGATGTATTGAATAATGTTAAAATCAAGTACGATGTTAATCCGAATAATAATGCCATTAAGGTTGCTAAAATAAGACTTCCAACGACATATTGTGTTATGTTTTTTGAAACGTCAGAAAGAACCATTGACTCATTTTGTGACAAAGAAGTATCGCTAGATATAAAAAGGCTTCCCATTTTTAAAGACCCATATATTACTAATGGAATAAAAGGAGGTAAACTAACATTTGAAGCTAGAAAAGCAATGACTTTATTGAGTTTGAATAATGTGGCAAAGAAAAGAAGCAATACCGTTTGAAATCCCCAAAATGGTGAAATCCCGATAAATACACCTAATGCAATTGCAGCTGATTTTTTTAAATTGGACTCATCACTTTCTAGGATATCCTCTAGAAGGAATTTCTTAAGTCCTTTTTTTTTTATTTTTCGAATCAAATCTCTTGGTTTGATATAGACAAGAGCAATAATAACTAATACAGTATTTAAAATACTGATTCGAGTAAAATCCTTGAACGGACGAAAATGCGATACCCTCTCAAGTGGATCGTATAAAACTTTAACTGGAATGTTTTTAACTGGAATTCCTTTCCATGCTGAACGCACAATTACCTCGATTTCAAATTCAAATTTAGGCGTATAATATCTTTCAGGGATTAGTTGTAACGGATACAATCGAAATCCAGATTGGGTGTCTTCTAGGCGTATTCCTGTTTCAAACCAAAACCAGAAGTTTGAAAACTTATTTCCAAAACTACTTTTTTTAGGCACATTTTCCTGTGTCATATTGCGGCTTCCAATAAGTAAAGTATTGGGTTCATTT encodes:
- a CDS encoding DUF2062 domain-containing protein — translated: MKPILSQEEQLTQTNFCVIVPTYNNHKTLEKVLNSILTYTNDIIVVNDGSTDRTREILENFPNLIQIHHLENQGKGIALQNGFDKAIALNYEYAITIDSDGQHFASDIPSFIHFIQNEPNTLLIGSRNMTQENVPKKSSFGNKFSNFWFWFETGIRLEDTQSGFRLYPLQLIPERYYTPKFEFEIEVIVRSAWKGIPVKNIPVKVLYDPLERVSHFRPFKDFTRISILNTVLVIIALVYIKPRDLIRKIKKKGLKKFLLEDILESDESNLKKSAAIALGVFIGISPFWGFQTVLLLFFATLFKLNKVIAFLASNVSLPPFIPLVIYGSLKMGSLFISSDTSLSQNESMVLSDVSKNITQYVVGSLILATLMALLFGLTSYLILTLFNTSKNKK